The following proteins are co-located in the Mus caroli chromosome 7, CAROLI_EIJ_v1.1, whole genome shotgun sequence genome:
- the Trim6 gene encoding tripartite motif-containing protein 6, giving the protein MGPTCPFLSVTVVPSPTVDVTLNPQTANLNLVLSKNRRQVRFVGAQXSEPSSLEEHYDCSVLGSQHFSSGKYYWEVDVSKKTAWILGVCSTPVEPMFSFGQYSSKQGAYSRYQPQSGYWVIGLQCKHEYRAYEDSSPSLLLSMTVPPRRIGIFLDCEAGTVSFYNVTNHGLPIYTFSKYYFPSALCPYFNPCSCIVPMTLRRPTS; this is encoded by the coding sequence ATGGGACCCACGTGCCCATTCTTATCTGTTACTGTTGTACCTTCTCCTACAGTGGACGTGACTCTGAATCCACAGACGGCTAATTTAAATCTTGTCCTGTCAAAAAACCGGAGACAGGTGAGGTTTGTGGGTGCCCAGNTGTCCGAGCCATCCAGTCTGGAAGAACATTATGACTGTAGTGTCCTGGGCTCTCAGCACTTCTCCTCAGGAAAATACTACTGGGAAGTGGACGTGAGCAAGAAGACGGCATGGATCTTGGGTGTATGCAGTACCCCCGTGGAGCCCATGTTCTCTTTCGGCCAGTACTCCAGCAAGCAGGGCGCCTACTCCAGGTATCAACCGCAGAGTGGATACTGGGTGATTGGCTTGCAGTGTAAGCACGAGTACAGAGCCTATGAGGactcctccccatccctgctcCTCTCCATGACCGTGCCACCTCGACGCATAGGGATTTTCTTAGACTGTGAGGCTGGCACGGTCTCCTTTTATAATGTCACAAACCACGGCTTGCCCATCTACACCTTCTCGAAGTATTACTTTCCTTCTGCCCTTTGTCCATATTTTAATCCCTGCAGCTGTATAGTCCCGATGACCCTGCGGCGCCCAACTTCCTGA